From a single Streptomyces rubradiris genomic region:
- the trhA gene encoding PAQR family membrane homeostasis protein TrhA has protein sequence MTASVPDAPTDTPAAGRGPVALSLPHPVKPRLRGWLHLGMFPAVLIAGLVLTALADSTRGRIACGIYVLTACLLFGVSALYHRGNWSPRMDGVLRRLDHANIFLIIAGTYTPLTLLLLPGGKGRWLLWGIWAAAAAGIVFRVFWVGAPRWLYTPCYIAMGWAAVFFLPDFLRAGGIAVLVLVVVGGLLYSAGGVIYGIKRPNPSPRWFGFHEVFHSLTLAAFVVHYVGISLVAYQHA, from the coding sequence ATGACTGCGTCCGTCCCCGACGCGCCCACGGACACGCCGGCCGCCGGCCGCGGTCCCGTCGCGCTTTCCCTGCCGCATCCGGTCAAGCCCCGCCTCCGCGGCTGGCTGCACCTCGGCATGTTCCCGGCCGTACTCATCGCGGGCCTCGTGCTCACCGCCCTCGCCGACTCGACCAGAGGCCGCATAGCCTGCGGCATCTACGTCCTGACGGCGTGTCTGCTCTTCGGCGTCAGCGCGCTGTACCACCGGGGCAACTGGAGCCCCCGCATGGACGGCGTGCTGCGCCGCCTGGATCACGCCAACATCTTCCTGATCATCGCGGGCACCTACACCCCGCTGACCCTGCTGCTCCTGCCCGGCGGGAAGGGCCGCTGGCTGCTGTGGGGCATCTGGGCCGCCGCCGCGGCCGGCATCGTCTTCCGCGTCTTCTGGGTCGGCGCCCCTCGCTGGCTGTACACGCCCTGCTACATCGCGATGGGCTGGGCGGCCGTGTTCTTCCTGCCCGACTTCCTGCGCGCCGGCGGCATCGCCGTCCTGGTCCTGGTGGTGGTCGGCGGCCTGCTGTACAGCGCCGGCGGCGTGATCTACGGCATCAAGCGCCCGAACCCGTCACCGCGCTGGTTCGGCTTCCACGAGGTCTTCCACTCCCTCACCCTCGCCGCGTTCGTCGTGCACTACGTCGGCATCTCGCTGGTCGCCTACCAGCACGCGTAA
- a CDS encoding Mut7-C RNAse domain-containing protein has translation MNATEIHVEVDPALHLFVPAARRHGATALATDGVSTLGHVIESLGIPLTEVGALIVDGRPVLPGHVPGAAERVVVRPVERPQRVPGAPLRFLLDVHLGTLARRLRLLGVDTAYESTDIGDPALAARSAAEKRVMLSRDRGLLRRRELWAGAFVYSTRPDDQLDDILDRFDPGLRPWTRCTACNGLLREAAKDEVADQLKGGTRRTYDVFAQCAECGRAYWKGAHHDQLEAIVERALNRRGAVRS, from the coding sequence GTGAACGCAACCGAGATCCACGTCGAAGTCGACCCCGCGCTCCATCTGTTCGTACCGGCCGCCCGCCGGCACGGGGCCACGGCGCTGGCCACGGACGGCGTCTCGACGCTCGGCCACGTCATCGAGTCCCTCGGCATCCCGCTCACCGAGGTCGGCGCCCTGATCGTGGACGGCCGCCCGGTCCTGCCCGGGCACGTCCCGGGCGCGGCCGAGCGGGTCGTCGTCCGCCCGGTGGAGCGCCCCCAGCGGGTGCCGGGCGCGCCGCTGCGCTTCCTCCTCGACGTCCATCTCGGCACGCTCGCCCGCCGACTGCGGCTGCTCGGCGTGGACACGGCGTACGAGTCGACGGACATCGGCGACCCGGCGCTCGCCGCCCGCTCGGCGGCCGAGAAGCGGGTGATGCTCAGCCGCGACCGGGGCCTGCTGCGCCGCCGGGAGCTGTGGGCCGGCGCGTTCGTCTACAGCACCCGCCCCGACGACCAGCTCGACGACATCCTGGACCGCTTCGACCCCGGGCTGCGGCCCTGGACCCGCTGCACCGCGTGCAACGGCCTGCTGCGGGAAGCCGCCAAGGACGAGGTCGCCGACCAGCTCAAGGGCGGCACCCGGCGCACCTACGACGTGTTCGCCCAGTGCGCGGAGTGCGGTCGCGCGTACTGGAAAGGCGCGCACCACGATCAGCTGGAGGCCATCGTGGAACGCGCCCTGAACCGGCGCGGAGCCGTACGAAGCTGA